Genomic DNA from Sphingobium sp. WTD-1:
CAGCGGCACCGTCGCGATGATGACGCCGGGGTGGATGAAGCTTTCGAACTGGGCCGCGAGCAACAGATAGACGATCAGGATGGTGAGGCCGAAGACGATCCAGATCGACCCGCCGGTCTCACGCAGCGACTGGCTTTCGCCGCGATAGCCGATCGCCAGCACCTCGGGCGACTGGCGCGCCTGATCCTCCAGGAAGGCGAGCCCCTGCCCCAGCGACGTCCCCGGCGCCAGCGCGGCGGTCAGGGTGATGGCGCGCAGCTTGTTGTAACGGTTGAGCTGACGCGGCCCGGCCACTTCGCGCACGGTCACGACCGCCGACAGCGGCACCAGCACGCCGCTGCGGCTGCGCACCTGGATACGTTCCAGATCAGCGAGCGTCTCGCGCCCCTCGCGCTCCGCCTGCACCAGCACGCGATATTCCTCGCCGCGATCGACATAGGTGGTGACGCGGCGCGAACCGAGCAGGCTCTGCAGCGCCTGGCTGACATCGTTCACCGACACGCCCAGGTCGCCGGCGCGCTGCAGATCGGTCTCGATCCGCATCTGCGGCTTGGTTTCCTTGTAATCGCTGTCGAGGTTGATGAGGCCCGGATAGCTCGCCGCCGCCAGCATGATACGGTCGCGCGCGGCCACCAGCCCTTCATAGGTGGAGCCGGCCAGCACGATATTGACCGGCAGGCCGCGACCACGGCCCAGGCCCGATCGCGGCGCCGCATTGCCGCGCACGCCAGGCTGGTCGGCGATCACCTTGTTGATGATGGTCGCGACTTCCGCCGTGGTGATGGTGCGGTCTTCCCAGGGGCGCAGGAAGGCAATGACGTTGCCACCATTATAATCGTCGGTGGTGCCAAAACCCGATGGTGTGCGGATCACCAGATTCTGCAGCGTGCCGTCCTTGCGGAGGAAGGCGAGATCATTCTCGATCTTCTGCATATAGGCCATCATCCGGTCGAAGCCGGTGCCTTCGGGCGCGTTGATATTGGCCTCGACCACGCCGGTATCCTCGGCCGGAGCCAGTTCGGCCGGCAGGCGGGTGAAGAGGAAGAAGGCGACCCCCAGGAAGATCGCGACACCCAGCAGCGGCATCAGCGGCTTCTTCAAGGTCCAGTCGAGCCAGCGGCCATAGCCATGCTCGATCCGCTGGAAGCGATCGTCCACCCAGCGCGCCAGCCGGCCACGCTCGGCATTCTTGAGCAGCTTGGAGCAGAGCATCGGCGCGAGGCTCAAGGATATGAAGCCCGAGAAACCGATCGCCGCGATCATCGCGATGGCAAGTTCGCGGAACAAGAGGCCGGTCTGGCCGGCGAGGAACATGACCGGCACGAACACGGCGCAGACGACCAGAGTGGTCGAGATGATGGCAAAGCCCACCTGCCGCGTACCGAGATAGGCGGCGACCAGCGGATCTTCGCCCTGCTCGACGCGGTGATAGACATTTTCCAGCACCACGATCGCGTCGTCGACCACCAGGCCGATGGCGAGGACGAAGGCGAGCAGCGTCAGCAGGTTGATCGACAGGCCGAGCAACCACATCACCGCGCAGGTGGCGAGCAGGCAGATCGGCACCGTCACGGCCGGCACGATCGTCGCGCGCACCGATCCCAGGAACAGGAAGATGACGAGGATGACGAGCAGAGCCGCCTCGATCAGCGTGTCATAGACATTGTCGATCGCGCGTTCGATAAACAGGGATTCGTCCGTGCCGATAGCGACGCGCATGCCCTTGGGCAGGGTCGGCTCCAGTTCCTTGATCAGCGCCTTGGCCTTCTGCGCCACTTCCAGCGTGTTGGCGCCCGACTGGCGGATGATGCCGATGCCGATCGCCGTGCCCTGGTTGGAACGGAAGCTGCTATAGGGGTTTTCGGCCCCTTCCTCGATCCGGGCAACATCGCCCAGCTTCACCTGATAGCCATCCTCGCCCCGGCCCACGACCAATTGCGCGAACTGGTCCGGCGTGGCGAAGGGCCGCTCGACGCGCAGCGTCTGGTTCTGGTCCTTCGATTCAAAGCGGCCGGCGGGCAGTTCGACATTCTGGGTGCGCAGCGCCGCCTCGACATCGGCCGGGGTCAGGCCGAAGGCGGCCAGCTTTTCCGCATTGAACCAGATACGGGTCGACGGACGCGCCTCGCCACCGATGGTGACGCGGGCGACGCCATCGATCGCGGCGAAGCGGTCGGCAATGTTGCGGTCGAGATAGTCGCTGATCTGGATCGGCGACCAGCCGGGGCGCGAGAAGGCGAGGAACAGGATCGACCGCGCATCGGAATCGACCTTGCGAATCTCCGGGGCCAGCGCATCCTCGGGCAGATCCTGCGTCACCGACCCGACACGGTCGCGCACGTCATTGGCGGCGCTGTCGATGTCGCGCGAGGGATCGAACTCGATATTGATGTTGGACGTGCCGTCCTGCGAGGTCGAGGTGATGGTCTGGATGCCCTGCACGCCCGCGACCGCATCCTCGATCTGCTGGGTGATGCGGGTTTCCACCACCGACGCGGCGGCGCCGGTATAGGTGGTTTCGACCGAGACGATCGGCGGATCGGTATCGGGATATTCGCGGACCGACAGGCTGAAA
This window encodes:
- a CDS encoding efflux RND transporter permease subunit, coding for MQLSDLSVRRPVFSAVVAVLMCIVGLVGYFSLSVREYPDTDPPIVSVETTYTGAAASVVETRITQQIEDAVAGVQGIQTITSTSQDGTSNINIEFDPSRDIDSAANDVRDRVGSVTQDLPEDALAPEIRKVDSDARSILFLAFSRPGWSPIQISDYLDRNIADRFAAIDGVARVTIGGEARPSTRIWFNAEKLAAFGLTPADVEAALRTQNVELPAGRFESKDQNQTLRVERPFATPDQFAQLVVGRGEDGYQVKLGDVARIEEGAENPYSSFRSNQGTAIGIGIIRQSGANTLEVAQKAKALIKELEPTLPKGMRVAIGTDESLFIERAIDNVYDTLIEAALLVILVIFLFLGSVRATIVPAVTVPICLLATCAVMWLLGLSINLLTLLAFVLAIGLVVDDAIVVLENVYHRVEQGEDPLVAAYLGTRQVGFAIISTTLVVCAVFVPVMFLAGQTGLLFRELAIAMIAAIGFSGFISLSLAPMLCSKLLKNAERGRLARWVDDRFQRIEHGYGRWLDWTLKKPLMPLLGVAIFLGVAFFLFTRLPAELAPAEDTGVVEANINAPEGTGFDRMMAYMQKIENDLAFLRKDGTLQNLVIRTPSGFGTTDDYNGGNVIAFLRPWEDRTITTAEVATIINKVIADQPGVRGNAAPRSGLGRGRGLPVNIVLAGSTYEGLVAARDRIMLAAASYPGLINLDSDYKETKPQMRIETDLQRAGDLGVSVNDVSQALQSLLGSRRVTTYVDRGEEYRVLVQAEREGRETLADLERIQVRSRSGVLVPLSAVVTVREVAGPRQLNRYNKLRAITLTAALAPGTSLGQGLAFLEDQARQSPEVLAIGYRGESQSLRETGGSIWIVFGLTILIVYLLLAAQFESFIHPGVIIATVPLAVAGGALGLAITGGSINLYSQIGIVMLVGLAAKNGILIVEFANQLRDEGMEIAEAIREAAKRRLRPILMTSIATVIGAVPLVLRGGAGAAARHSIGVVIVFGVSLATLITLFLIPIFYSRVAKRTVSPQTVGRKLDSALKDSPEPAE